In Naumovozyma castellii chromosome 1, complete genome, one DNA window encodes the following:
- the NCAS0A11110 gene encoding GID4/VID24 family protein (ancestral locus Anc_3.353), which translates to MMRLHGTASENYQGSSTSKREIPRLKSLLNGPSIIFKSIFFKDIISPCKILWTPPKATSKRSTEYAKELIHAVERKVNCREETSIRLEKKRIRNEDIFIRARNIPKYCPLWENTLSHYLKPKKRFHGVQVVGPKVYVIKVDLETINFPPFNYNIFNPHLTGRLNIQGFSDTGEDVTTYFEGYSIENDKLGFLSSNWEDHPCLEDLTADDIVDIFHWLKLKPFRRILNKKPVNKRWSKLPLRVLKDIVNETEYQNDGRYVFMKWKERFVIDHAVDDEPVAGITYRGFYYIVHDKFTGEIEGFYHERGTAAFQRLSLQPVETLTNVSSDSFELC; encoded by the coding sequence ATGATGCGTTTACATGGTACTGCTTCCGAAAATTATCAAGGCTCTTCGACATCGAAAAGGGAAATACCAAGGTTGAAATCATTACTTAATGGTCCATCAATAATCTTCAAGagcatttttttcaaagatattatATCACCTTGTAAAATATTATGGACACCACCAAAAGCAACTTCTAAACGTTCCACTGAATACGCAAAAGAATTGATTCATGCTGTGGAAAGAAAAGTTAATTGCCGTGAGGAAACTTCAATCCGACTCGAGAAAAAGAGGATAAGAAATGAGGATATCTTTATACGGGCTCGAAACATACCAAAATATTGTCCCCTATGGGAAAATACCTTAAGTCATTATTTAAAACCAAAGAAGAGGTTTCATGGTGTTCAAGTCGTTGGACCAAAAGTATACGTTATAAAAGTTGATTTGGAAACCATTAATTTTCCACCTTTTAATTACAATATATTCAACCCACATTTGACTGGTCgtttaaatattcaaggGTTTTCAGATACTGGTGAGGACGTTACTACATATTTTGAAGGCTATtctattgaaaatgataagTTGGGATTCCTATCTTCGAATTGGGAGGACCACCCATGCCTGGAAGACCTAACAGCAGATGATATTgttgatatttttcattggcTAAAATTAAAGCCATTCAGAAGAATTTTGAACAAAAAACCAGTCAATAAAAGGTGGAGCAAATTACCCTTGCGGgttttgaaagatattgtTAATGAAACAGAATATCAAAATGATGGTAGATATGTCTTTATGAAATGGAAAGAGAGGTTTGTAATTGATCATGCAGTAGATGATGAACCAGTAGCGGGAATAACATACCGTGgtttttattatattgtcCATGATAAGTTTACTGGGGAAATTGAAGGTTTTTACCATGAAAGAGGAACCGCAGCATTTCAAAGACTAAGCTTACAACCCGTAGAAACGCTAACTAATGTAAGTAGCGATTCTTTTGAGCTCTGTTAA
- the ROX1 gene encoding Rox1p (ancestral locus Anc_3.354): protein MTRSLSVADITNTFDSPTMSNENNHSIFTTATSLPPITDRLNLPNMVMVSSSIDDNNNGAIHNRGKLEKIPRPKNAFILFRQHYHKELIDEWTKAGTDIPHNSEISKILGVKWKNISENEKTHWSDLAKEEKLEHLKKYPQYKYKPTRRKPRKVPKKLKHATPWGFQKLSNFQQQQHQQQEMIQPNYVRTDMNGFYQHQQHQQPQQHINQFPSYEASGFQNPNMTLINKQVPSVPRILQPNALPRDASYHPSPPLHSQNIMYQQPNGPIPSYSMVVHNSSRNQQPYMQQGSQSNIVIKSNYDNNTNVGNNHILRLPYPRTSSLPDRMTQPPVLLPSLLSPSSSNRELARQLPIPPLSAINLNRAGSEEYFKK from the coding sequence ATGACAAGGTCACTAAGCGTTGCAGACATAACTAATACCTTCGATTCTCCAACAATGTCGAACGAAAACAATCATTCCATATTCACTACTGCTACGTCCCTACCACCAATAACTGACCGTTTGAATCTCCCAAACATGGTCATGGTTTCCTCTTCCATCGacgataataataatggtgCCATCCATAATAGGGGaaaattagaaaagattCCAAGACCTAAAAACGCCTTCATCCTGTTTAGACAACATTACCATAAGgaattaattgatgaatggACTAAAGCTGGTACTGATATCCCACATAATTcagaaatatcaaaaattttaGGAGttaaatggaaaaatatttcagaaaatgaaaagactCATTGGAGCGATTTAGCAAAGgaggaaaaattggaacatttgaagaagtatCCCCAATACAAATATAAaccaacaagaagaaagcCAAGAAAGGTCccaaagaaattgaaacatgCAACTCCTTGGGGGTTCcaaaaattatcaaatttccaacaacaacaacatcaacaacaagaaatgATTCAACCTAACTATGTGAGAACTGATATGAACGGATTCTACCAACATCAGCAACATCAACAGCCACAACAACATATTAATCAATTCCCAAGTTATGAAGCGTCAGGGTTTCAGAACCCAAACATGACTTTGATTAATAAGCAAGTGCCATCCGTACCAAGAATTTTACAACCAAATGCCTTACCAAGAGATGCTTCATATCATCCATCACCACCATTACATTCTCAAAACATCATGTATCAGCAACCAAATGGTCCAATTCCATCTTATTCTATGGTGGTTCATAATTCATCGCGGAACCAACAACCTTACATGCAACAAGGTTCTCAATCCAATATTGTCATCAAATCTAattatgataataataccaacGTGGGAAACAATCATATTCTAAGGCTACCTTATCCCAGAACATCAAGTCTTCCTGATCGTATGACACAACCACCAGTATTATTACCATCTTTACTGTCACCATCCTCCAGTAACCGGGAATTAGCAAGACAGTTACCAATTCCTCCACTTTCTGCCATTAATCTAAATCGTGCAGGAAGTGAAGagtatttcaaaaaataa
- the NCAS0A11130 gene encoding PHO88 family protein (ancestral locus Anc_3.355) yields the protein MNPLVTNVIIMLVMMQISRRLDMEDPTIVFYVRILYCSSIFITWVVYQLTRRKIVAKNDLTTIKYVTPGNSFLGEKEKLEVTTVRDYDLKDIDGSIKSIYTGLAMMGFMHLYMKYTNPLFMQIISPVKGAFENNQVKIHLFGKPAVGDLKRPFNAGGMMAAFSSNAVKTDKKSVADAERAGNGGFKKDN from the coding sequence ATGAATCCATTAGTAACTAATGTTATCATCATGCTTGTCATGATGCAAATTTCTCGTCGTTTAGACATGGAAGACCCCACCATTGTCTTTTACGTCCGTATCCTTTATTGTAGTTCCATCTTTATCACATGGGTGGTCTACCAATTAACTAGAAGAAAGATCGTAGCCAAGAATGATTTAACTACCATAAAATACGTTACACCAGGTAATTCCTTCCTAGgtgaaaaggaaaaattggaagtGACAACTGTGAGAGATTAcgatttgaaagatattgatggAAGCATTAAATCTATTTACACTGGGTTGGCCATGATGGGGTTCATGCATTTGTATATGAAATATACTAATCCTTTGTTCATGCAAATCATTTCTCCTGTGAAGGGTGCCtttgaaaataatcaaGTGAAGATTCATTTGTTTGGTAAACCAGCTGTTGGTGATTTGAAGAGACCATTCAATGCTGGTGGGATGATGGCTGCCTTCAGCTCAAACGCTGTTAAGACTGATAAGAAATCTGTCGCCGACGCTGAAAGAGCTGGTAATGGTGGTTTCAAGAAGGATAATTAA
- the UBA3 gene encoding NEDD8-activating protein UBA3 (ancestral locus Anc_3.356) gives MDCKVLVLGAGGLGCEILKNLTMMRVKEVHIVDMDTIELTNLNRQFLFRDEDINSPKATTAAQYINDRPSLSSRTKVIPYVQDLTNFPTEFFQQFQFIISGLDAIEPRRFVNKVLLQLTKESNYDICIPFIDGGTEGLKGHVKTIIPGFTACWECSLNTLPTQQNTYPMCTVANNPRTLEHIIEYVISVQTSADMDLEDEGQVDTLFQLCKERANQFNIDTKKLNVSYMLGIIKKIVPSVSCTNAMIAASCCNQMMKIYYDLMDFEKDGNFTMINGADGCFTYTFAYDRDPHCAVCSGI, from the coding sequence ATGGATTGCAAGGTACTGGTATTAGGGGCTGGAGGTCTAGGGTGTGAAATCCTAAAGAATTTAACCATGATGCGAGTAAAGGAAGTTCATATTGTAGATATGGATACTATTGAATTAACCAATTTAAACAGACAATTCCTGTTCCGAGACGAAGATATCAATTCTCCCAAAGCAACCACCGCTGCTCAATACATTAATGACAGACCCTCTCTAAGTAGCCGAACTAAAGTTATACCATACGTGCAGGATCTTACCAATTTCCCCACAGAATTTTTCcaacaattccaattcataATATCTGGTTTAGATGCCATTGAGCCACGTCGATTTGTAAATAAAGTTTTACTGCAATTAACCAAGGAATCCAACTATGATATATGTATACCGTTTATTGATGGTGGTACGGAGGGACTCAAGGGTCATGTCAAGACCATTATACCTGGTTTCACGGCATGTTGGGAATGTTCTCTGAATACATTACCAACCCAACAAAACACATACCCTATGTGTACTGTTGCTAACAACCCAAGAACATTGGAACATATTATAGAATATGTCATTAGTGTACAAACTTCCGCAGATATGGATTTAGAAGATGAGGGGCAAGTAGACACTTTATTTCAATTGTGTAAGGAGAGGGCTAATCAATTTAATATTGAtacaaagaaattgaatgttAGTTACATGCTGGGAATCATTAAAAAGATAGTTCCTAGTGTGAGTTGCACGAACGCCATGATCGCGGCATCGTGTTGCaatcaaatgatgaaaatatattatgaTTTGATGGATTTCGAAAAAGATGGGAACTTCACAATGATTAATGGGGCAGATGGCTGCTTCACATATACCTTTGCGTATGATAGAGATCCGCATTGTGCTGTATGTAGTGGTATATAA
- the ISA2 gene encoding Isa2p (ancestral locus Anc_3.357), which yields MIRTRVFNTFILQSTRTTRCTGGVSKRFLTTSEAIIQPWKVINKKPNLNMSISERAAERLEEIYNDSKEILKIGVESGGCHGYQYVLKLIPELTEGTNTCLQGKMEDTDEFEHNDIDSIKDSIIFVLPEEKGKVLIDEKSLKILNDTTLTYTTELIGSTFKIINGHLKSSCGCGSSFDIDIDLSK from the coding sequence ATGATAAGAACTAGAGTATTCAATACATTTATACTACAATCAACGAGAACAACTCGTTGTACAGGAGGGGTATCCAAGAGATTTTTAACTACCAGTGAAGCCATTATTCAACCATGGAAAGTTATCAATAAAAAACCAAACCTTAACATGTCCATATCCGAGAGGGCAGCAGAACGATTGGAAGAGATATACAATGATAGTAAAGAAATCCTGAAAATCGGTGTTGAGAGTGGTGGATGCCATGGTTACCAATATGTGTTAAAACTAATACCGGAATTAACGGAAGGTACTAACACCTGCCTACAGGGTAAGATGGAAGATACGGATGAGTTTGAGCATAATGACATAGATTCTATTAAGgattcaataatatttgtATTACCTGAGGAGAAAGGGAAGGTATTGATCGATGaaaaatcattgaagataCTAAATGATACTACGCTTACCTACACAACAGAATTAATTGGATCTACattcaaaattataaatGGGCATTTAAAGAGTAGCTGTGGATGTGGAAGTAGTTTCgatattgatattgatcTAAGCAAGTGA
- the NCAS0A11160 gene encoding uncharacterized protein (ancestral locus Anc_3.359) → MDTLKSGLKAGYKGTKSVAKSGWQSGKKRSHKHHEDRESRDYEGARYGYGHDTHTSASPPPMRNTSAYSSPSMPQRQFQTHPYNPNSPQPYNATSPVTLNNMGSQPTTYNSQQNMFPTQNQPGAYSQPGQYNQYNQPQPQQQAIQPPNTYANNAQPQATNPPNLGTQQYYNGSTVPNTNFQNPIVTMPQQQSYNNSTLTNPNQQGYYNGSAATPSTSTVSSTQSNNYNGVQPNVQPYSPPNPQQYYSNPTTQQQQQQPVPQATYNQQQQQPLQPLQPPIQLQQQQEQQLPGAQAQTQTPFSPSYPTNLPNQGVASTQPYYSGNMIDISKLPPPPQHKGRAMMKQGGEEKEPVSDPNSSAINTESQQPNNAQPENGVPQQQLPPQPVSKPSMMNNNNLEQTPVQENSMPNQPNASRLPPSLPTRGASIQNTNVPTMEPQTESSPSQVQNVSPSGIGINAQESQEPQEPQEPQGNGMDDMLNQIQHVKLRKASNTYEKQQQQFKENNSTSDLQDEVDDMASQLQHIKLRKSTGIEEARKYCAREASDELSEHVQLRKTLKEEEKRNQRTPKKLPPVPKKKASLKHVPPVVPKKKPVLSKIRVDHYSE, encoded by the coding sequence ATGGATACTCTTAAATCAGGACTCAAAGCCGGATACAAAGGAACAAAAAGTGTGGCAAAGTCTGGATGGCAATCAGGAAAAAAACGTTCTCATAAGCACCACGAGGACAGAGAGTCAAGAGATTATGAGGGTGCCAGATATGGGTATGGTCATGATACACATACTTCAGCATCTCCTCCGCCAATGAGAAATACATCTGCATATTCCTCACCATCTATGCCTCAACGACAGTTCCAAACACATCCCTATAATCCAAATTCACCACAGCCCTATAATGCAACAAGCCCAGTCACCCTTAATAATATGGGATCACAACCAACTACCTATAATTCTCAACAGAATATGTTTCCAACGCAGAATCAACCTGGAGCGTATTCGCAACCCGGTCAATACAACCAGTATAACCAACCTCAACCACAACAGCAGGCGATACAACCTCCAAATACATATGCTAACAATGCACAACCTCAAGCAACGAATCCACCGAATTTGGGTACACAACAGTATTATAATGGAAGTACAGTTCCAAATACTAATTTCCAGAATCCTATAGTAACTATGCCTCAACAACAATCCTATAATAATAGCACCTTAACGAATCCAAACCAGCAAGGATATTACAATGGGAGTGCAGCTACTCCAAGTACTAGTACGGTATCGTCAACCCAGTCCAATAATTATAATGGTGTGCAGCCAAATGTACAACCATATTCTCCTCCAAATCCCCAACAGTATTATAGTAATCCAACGActcaacagcaacagcaacaaccaGTTCCTCAGGCAACGTATaatcaacaacagcagcaaccCTTGCAACCCTTACAACCCCCCATCCAATTGCAGCAGCAGCAGGAACAACAACTGCCGGGTGCCCAGGCTCAGACCCAGACTCCTTTCTCACCTAGCTATCCAACTAATTTACCAAATCAAGGTGTTGCATCAACCCAACCTTACTATAGTGGAAATATGATTGATATATCAAAATTACCACCACCTCCACAACATAAGGGGAGGGCAATGATGAAGCAGGGGGGAGAAGAGAAGGAACCGGTAAGTGACCCAAATTCTAGTGCCATTAATACTGAATCTCAACAACCAAACAATGCACAACCTGAAAATGGGGTTCCACAGCAACAGTTACCTCCACAGCCTGTCTCCAAGCCATCAAtgatgaataataataatttggaacaaACTCCCGTTCAGGAAAACTCGATGCCAAATCAACCAAATGCATCTCGTCTTCCTCCCTCACTTCCAACAAGAGGTGCTTCTATTCAGAATACGAATGTTCCCACAATGGAACCTCAAACAGAAAGTTCACCAAGTCAAGTCCAGAATGTTAGTCCTTCAGGTATAGGAATAAATGCTCAAGAATCTCAAGAACCTCAAGAACCTCAAGAACCTCAGGGAAACGGGATGGATGATATGTTAAATCAGATTCAACATGTAAAATTGAGGAAGGCCAGTAATACGTATGAGaaacagcaacagcaatttaaagaaaataattcaacTTCAGATCTTCAAGACGAAGTAGATGATATGGCATCTCAGCTACAGCATATTAAATTGAGAAAATCAACTGGCATAGAAGAGGCTAGGAAATATTGTGCAAGAGAGGCTTCTGATGAGTTATCAGAGCATGTCCAATTGAGAAAGACATTGAAAGAGGAAGAGAAAAGGAATCAACGAACTCCTAAAAAATTACCTCCGGTACCCAAGAAGAAGGCCAGTTTAAAGCACGTGCCACCTGTTGTTCCTAAAAAGAAACCGGTATTAAGTAAAATTAGAGTCGATCATTACTCAGAATGA
- the NCAS0A11170 gene encoding uncharacterized protein (ancestral locus Anc_3.360), protein MASFNLTEAQIGEFKDAFDLFDRDHNGSISASELATVMKSLGLSPTEAEVTDLMNEIDVDGNHQIEFDEFLALMSRQLKSNDSEQELIEAFKVFDKNGDGLISKTELKQVLTSIGEKIDDTELEEMIKDVSNGSGQINIQQFASLLAK, encoded by the coding sequence ATGGCATCTTTCAATCTAACAGAAGCACAAATTGGAGAATTTAAGGATGCGTTTGACTTATTTGACAGAGACCATAATGGCTCAATATCCGCATCTGAATTAGCCACAGTAATGAAATCATTAGGTTTGTCACCTACTGAAGCAGAAGTTACTGATCTTATGAATGAAATAGATGTGGATGGGAACCACCAAAtagaatttgatgaatttctGGCTTTGATGTCTCGTCAGCTAAAATCTAATGACTCTGAACAGGAGTTAATAGAAGCCTTTAAAgtatttgataaaaatgGGGATggtttaatttcaaaaacagAGTTAAAGCAGGTCTTAACTTCAATAGGGGAAAAAATAGATGATACAGAATTAGAAGAGATGATAAAAGATGTTAGCAATGGATCAGGTcaaattaatattcaaCAGTTCGCTTCGTTACTCGCCAAATGA
- the HOS1 gene encoding histone deacetylase (ancestral locus Anc_3.362): MTRLVISTSTFQSQVADLLPCNKYKKSQLTHSLIESTGLLNSFDHVISDFICSKDDLLQFHSKDYIELLMDNKYNTVLPYDVEESSWNELNEISTSWHESKNEAEFKRFTSREKLYEHFKQLSPKEKPINGKRSAWDALLDSDPDEEVQQNETLEGNAEIKATLMKEHNLEGDCPLFSYIPMYTQVVTGATLSLSKFLQPNSERSIAINWDGGRHHAFKNKASGFCYVNDIVLLIQKIRKNGFKNISYVDFDLHHGDGVQKAFQFSKNVQTVSLHMFEPGFFPCTGSLQEAKAGSSIVNIPLLHGLDGTFLKQLTKDIIIPVVEQHEPEVLVIQCGGDGLIGDQYNEWQLTIHDLSGAIMKLINTFPSCSVVLLGGGGYNEKVMSRFYNYLTWNIAFEYSKRPPSGLFLSSELNLLIPDHEFIDVYQDEQYKYWIYEQEGSSKYKTLRNDNKVDFVAELRAYYGHGLQPQLPHDVSEDNSPGTVHMMVPK, from the coding sequence TAGATTGGTGATATCCACATCTACGTTCCAATCTCAGGTAGCGGACCTTCTTCCGTGTAACAAATATAAGAAATCACAATTGACACattcattgattgaaaGTACTGGTTTACTGAACTCATTTGACCACGTCATATCTGATTTCATTTGTTCGAAGgatgatttattacaaTTTCACTCCAAGGATTACATTGAGCTATTAATGGACAATAAATATAACACAGTTTTACCATACGATGTGGAAGAAAGTTCATGgaatgaattaaatgaaatctCCACCAGTTGGCACGAATCTAAGAATGAAGCTGAATTCAAACGGTTTACTTCTCGAGAGAAACTTTATGAACATTTTAAACAGCTCTCTCCAAAGGAAAAACCCATCAATGGAAAACGTTCAGCTTGGGATGCATTATTAGATTCAGATCCAGATGAAGAGGTCCAACAGAATGAAACTCTCGAAGGTAATGCTGAAATAAAGGCTACTCTTATGAAGGAGCATAACCTAGAAGGTGACTGCCCCCTCTTTTCTTATATTCCAATGTACACACAGGTGGTAACTGGTGCCACATTGTCCTTGTCAAAATTTCTCCAACCGAATAGCGAACGAAGCATTGCGATCAATTGGGATGGTGGAAGACACCATGCATTTAAAAATAAGGCAAGTGGGTTTTGTTACGTTAATGATATTGTTTTattgattcaaaaaataagaaaaaatggATTCAAAAACATTTCTTATGTGGATTTTGATCTGCATCATGGTGATGGTGTTCAGAAAGCCTTTCAGTTCTCCAAAAATGTACAGACCGTGTCATTGCATATGTTTGAACCTGGTTTCTTTCCCTGTACAGGTTCATTACAAGAAGCAAAAGCTGGAAGTTCTATTGTAAATATCCCACTATTACATGGACTGGATGGAACATTTCTCAAACAATTAACAAAGGACATAATTATTCCAGTTGTAGAACAACATGAGCCTGAAGTTCTAGTGATTCAGTGTGGTGGTGATGGTTTAATTGGTGATCAATATAACGAATGGCAACTGACAATTCATGATTTATCAGGTGCTatcatgaaattgattaacacttttccttcttgttCTGTTGTATTATTGGGTGGTGGTGGCTATAATGAAAAAGTGATGAGTAGATTTTATAATTACTTGACCTGGAATATTGCATTCGAGTACAGTAAGCGCCCACCGAGTGGCTTGTTTCTTTCGTCTGAGCTTAATTTGCTCATACCAGATCATGAATTTATCGATGTTTACCAAGATGAACAGTATAAATATTGGATATATGAGCAAGAAGGAAGCTCAAAATATAAGACTTTAAGAAACGATAACAAAGTAGATTTCGTAGCCGAATTACGTGCTTACTATGGTCATGGTTTGCAGCCTCAATTGCCCCATGACGTAAGCGAAGATAACTCACCTGGAACAGTACATATGATGGTCCCCAAATGA